The following coding sequences lie in one Trueperaceae bacterium genomic window:
- the aspS gene encoding aspartate--tRNA ligase: MKRTHTCGDLRASDAGATVTLQGWVNRRRDLGGLVFLDLRDRYGLTQVVVEPDDAEAFAAADGVRNEYVVEVSGVVRERPESQRNDRLATGAVEVVATSLSVVAPARTPPFVIDAAAGAGDVNEELRLKYRYLDLRRPGALAPLLLRHRVTQAIWEYLSARGFVQVETPLLTLSTPEGARDYVVPARQRAGAFYALPQSPQLFKQLLMIAGVDRYFQIARCFRDEDLRADRQPDFTQLDMELSFVEEEDILSLNEGLMAHVVNAATGKTVPVPFPRLAYRDAMDRYGSDKPDVRFGFELLDVTAALRESTFRGFAAAAEPGGAAKALLVPAAQAEPLSRKALAELEETAKRHGAKGLAWLKRTADGFSGPVAKFLSPEETTALQGIASAEGDALMLVADAWKRACTALGAVRLRLPEVLGVPVPQDELAFLWVVDFPLLEQDEETGAWTYMHHPFTRPREADVARMESDPGSVLAHAYDLVLNGSEVGGGSLRIHRLDVQERMFKALGFTREEAERRFGFFLEALAHGAPPHGGIAWGLDRLVMLLAGAASIRDTIAFPKNQRGADPLTGAPSTIDERQLRELGLAVVGVAEA, from the coding sequence ATGAAGAGAACCCATACTTGCGGAGACCTGCGAGCTTCCGACGCCGGCGCCACCGTGACGCTGCAGGGGTGGGTGAACCGGCGCCGCGACCTCGGCGGCCTGGTGTTCCTCGACCTCCGCGACCGCTACGGCCTGACGCAGGTCGTGGTGGAGCCCGACGACGCCGAGGCCTTCGCCGCGGCGGACGGCGTGCGCAACGAGTACGTCGTAGAGGTGAGCGGCGTGGTGCGCGAGCGCCCGGAATCGCAGCGGAACGACCGGCTCGCCACGGGAGCGGTCGAGGTCGTTGCCACGTCGCTCAGCGTGGTGGCGCCCGCGCGCACGCCGCCCTTCGTCATCGACGCGGCGGCTGGCGCAGGCGACGTCAACGAGGAGCTCAGGCTCAAGTACCGCTACCTCGACCTACGCCGGCCCGGCGCCCTCGCGCCGCTGCTCCTCAGGCACCGCGTCACCCAGGCGATCTGGGAGTACCTGAGCGCCAGGGGGTTCGTGCAGGTCGAGACGCCGCTCCTCACGCTCTCGACCCCGGAGGGCGCCCGCGACTACGTCGTACCCGCCAGGCAGAGGGCCGGAGCCTTCTACGCGCTGCCGCAGTCGCCGCAGCTCTTCAAGCAGCTCCTCATGATCGCGGGCGTCGACCGCTACTTCCAGATCGCCAGGTGCTTCCGCGACGAGGACCTGCGCGCCGACCGCCAGCCCGACTTCACGCAGCTCGACATGGAGCTGTCGTTCGTCGAGGAGGAGGACATCCTGAGCCTCAACGAGGGGCTCATGGCGCACGTCGTCAACGCCGCCACGGGCAAGACCGTGCCCGTGCCCTTCCCGCGCCTCGCGTACCGCGACGCCATGGACCGTTACGGCTCCGACAAGCCCGATGTGCGCTTCGGCTTCGAGCTCCTCGACGTGACGGCGGCGCTCCGCGAGAGCACGTTCCGCGGTTTCGCGGCCGCCGCCGAGCCGGGCGGCGCGGCCAAGGCGCTCCTCGTGCCCGCCGCGCAGGCCGAGCCCCTGAGCCGCAAGGCGCTCGCGGAGCTCGAGGAGACGGCGAAGCGCCACGGCGCCAAGGGGCTGGCGTGGCTCAAGCGCACGGCGGACGGTTTCAGCGGCCCAGTGGCCAAGTTCCTCTCACCGGAGGAGACGACGGCGCTCCAGGGCATCGCGAGCGCGGAGGGCGACGCTCTCATGCTCGTGGCCGACGCCTGGAAGCGCGCGTGCACGGCGCTCGGCGCGGTGCGCCTGCGCCTCCCAGAGGTCCTGGGCGTCCCGGTGCCGCAGGACGAGCTCGCGTTCCTCTGGGTCGTCGACTTCCCCCTCCTGGAGCAGGACGAGGAGACCGGCGCCTGGACCTACATGCACCACCCGTTCACGCGGCCGCGCGAGGCGGACGTGGCGCGCATGGAGTCCGACCCGGGTAGCGTCCTCGCGCACGCGTACGACCTCGTCCTCAACGGCTCCGAGGTCGGCGGCGGCAGCCTGCGCATCCACAGGCTCGACGTGCAGGAGCGCATGTTCAAGGCGCTCGGCTTCACGCGGGAGGAGGCGGAGCGGCGCTTCGGCTTCTTCCTGGAGGCGTTGGCGCACGGCGCGCCGCCGCACGGCGGCATCGCCTGGGGGCTCGACCGCCTCGTCATGCTCCTGGCGGGGGCTGCGAGCATCCGCGACACGATCGCCTTCCCGAAGAACCAGCGCGGCGCCGACCCGCTCACGGGCGCGCCGTCGACCATCGACGAGCGCCAGCTCCGCGAGCTCGGCCTCGCCGTCGTGGGAGTGGCGGAGGCGTGA
- the hisS gene encoding histidine--tRNA ligase: MRLQAVKGTQDILPRDQAAWLSVSATAKEVLEAAGAGALTTPIFEHTEVFEKSVGDSADLVVQKEMYTFEDRGGRSLTLRPEFTAGVMRAFIEHGMHTLPRPVKLWSQGPLFRAENVQRGRQRQFHQVNFESIGLDGPLADAEAIELLYRTLRRCGLTRHRIKLGSVGDPEDRQAYNAYLRAALSDRAHELSPVSQERLRLNPMRVLDSKDANDQRLIADLQRPLDRLGAEARAHLAKVEEYLTSWGVPFDLEPAIVRGLDYYRRTAFEAHYEGIGAQSALGGGGRYDGLIEMLGGPALPGTGWAFGVERVLDALAQEPDREAAAAPRPDLFVVPLDDAAVDEAAALAMSLRRAGRWVEFAYQRRNPGKGLRDADRSRARFAAVRGAEERHRRAWQLKDLASGAQLEVAEADLAAALEERLSQGA; the protein is encoded by the coding sequence ATGAGACTCCAGGCAGTCAAAGGCACCCAAGACATCCTCCCGCGCGACCAGGCGGCCTGGCTGAGCGTGAGCGCCACGGCCAAGGAAGTGCTCGAGGCCGCCGGCGCCGGCGCGCTCACCACCCCGATCTTCGAGCACACCGAGGTGTTCGAGAAGTCGGTCGGCGACTCGGCCGACCTCGTCGTCCAGAAGGAGATGTACACCTTCGAGGACCGCGGCGGCCGCAGCCTCACCCTCAGGCCGGAGTTCACCGCCGGCGTCATGCGCGCGTTCATCGAGCACGGCATGCACACCCTCCCCCGACCCGTGAAGCTCTGGAGCCAAGGCCCGCTCTTCCGCGCCGAGAACGTGCAGCGTGGGCGCCAGCGGCAGTTCCACCAGGTCAACTTCGAGTCCATCGGCCTTGACGGCCCGCTCGCCGACGCGGAGGCCATCGAGCTCCTCTACCGCACGCTGCGGCGCTGCGGGCTCACGCGGCACCGGATCAAGCTCGGCTCCGTGGGCGACCCGGAGGACCGGCAGGCTTACAACGCGTACCTGCGCGCCGCGCTGTCCGACAGGGCCCATGAGCTCAGCCCCGTGAGCCAGGAGCGCCTGCGCCTCAACCCCATGCGGGTGCTCGACAGCAAGGACGCCAACGACCAGCGGCTCATCGCCGACCTGCAACGCCCCCTCGACCGGCTCGGCGCGGAAGCGCGCGCCCACCTCGCGAAGGTCGAGGAGTACTTGACCTCGTGGGGCGTGCCGTTCGACCTCGAGCCGGCGATCGTGCGCGGCCTCGACTACTACAGGCGCACGGCCTTCGAGGCCCACTACGAGGGCATCGGCGCGCAGTCCGCCCTCGGCGGCGGCGGCCGCTACGACGGTCTCATCGAGATGCTCGGCGGGCCCGCACTCCCCGGGACGGGCTGGGCGTTCGGCGTCGAGCGCGTCCTGGACGCACTGGCGCAGGAGCCCGACCGCGAGGCGGCCGCGGCGCCGCGCCCCGACCTATTCGTCGTGCCGCTCGACGACGCCGCGGTCGACGAGGCCGCGGCGCTGGCCATGTCGCTGCGCCGGGCGGGCAGGTGGGTCGAGTTCGCGTACCAGCGGCGCAACCCCGGCAAGGGCCTACGCGACGCCGACAGGAGCAGGGCCCGCTTCGCCGCCGTTCGCGGCGCCGAAGAGCGCCACCGACGCGCCTGGCAACTCAAGGACCTCGCCAGCGGCGCACAGCTCGAGGTAGCTGAAGCGGACCTGGCGGCGGCGCTCGAGGAGCGCCTCTCGCAGGGCGCCTGA
- a CDS encoding [LysW]-lysine hydrolase — translation MSEEQAVELVRRSVATASLSGGERPLAEYLVGAVAGSAASAFVDAAGNAVATWGRGPKLVTFLGHLDTVAGEVPVRVEGGVLHGRGSVDAKGSLCAALAAATRMPEAVWDRLAFTFIGAVEEEAPSSRGARHAVAAYPLPDLLIVGEPSGWERYTLGYKGRLGVTLTVRRANAHSAREDASAAELTADAYARLREWVGRDNEGVAGLFERLQLTLLSLASGEDGLEAWCVARASLRVPPRWTCARLRDAVAELLPTVALEFTEGLDAHRADGRTELARAFRVAVRAEGGSPVPSLKTGTSDMNVVAPHWPVPMLAYGPGDSNLDHTPEERLDLAEYLRAVRVFERALVELAGVG, via the coding sequence ATGAGCGAAGAGCAGGCCGTCGAGCTGGTCAGGCGCTCGGTGGCCACCGCCAGCCTCTCGGGCGGCGAGCGGCCGCTCGCCGAGTACCTCGTCGGGGCGGTGGCGGGCAGCGCCGCGAGCGCGTTCGTCGACGCCGCCGGCAACGCCGTGGCCACCTGGGGCCGCGGGCCGAAGCTCGTCACGTTCCTGGGCCACCTCGACACGGTGGCGGGCGAGGTACCCGTGCGCGTCGAGGGCGGCGTGTTGCACGGCCGGGGCTCCGTCGACGCCAAGGGCAGCCTGTGCGCCGCCCTCGCCGCAGCCACGCGCATGCCGGAGGCAGTGTGGGACCGCCTCGCCTTCACGTTCATCGGCGCGGTGGAGGAGGAGGCTCCGAGCAGCCGCGGCGCACGGCATGCCGTCGCGGCGTACCCGCTACCCGACCTCCTGATCGTGGGCGAACCCAGCGGCTGGGAACGTTACACGCTCGGCTACAAGGGCAGGTTGGGCGTGACGCTAACGGTGCGGCGCGCGAACGCCCACTCCGCCAGGGAGGACGCGAGCGCGGCCGAGCTGACCGCGGACGCCTACGCGCGGCTGCGGGAGTGGGTCGGGCGGGACAACGAGGGCGTAGCCGGCCTGTTCGAGCGCCTGCAGCTGACGTTACTGAGCCTGGCCTCCGGGGAGGACGGCCTCGAGGCGTGGTGCGTGGCGCGCGCCAGCCTCCGGGTGCCGCCCCGCTGGACGTGCGCGCGCCTGCGCGACGCGGTGGCGGAGCTTCTGCCGACCGTGGCGCTGGAGTTCACGGAAGGCCTCGACGCCCACCGCGCCGACGGCCGGACCGAGCTCGCGAGGGCGTTCCGCGTGGCCGTGCGGGCCGAGGGCGGCAGCCCCGTGCCGTCGCTGAAGACGGGCACGTCCGACATGAACGTCGTCGCGCCGCACTGGCCCGTCCCGATGCTCGCGTACGGCCCCGGCGACTCCAACCTCGATCACACGCCCGAGGAGCGCCTCGACCTCGCGGAGTACCTGCGCGCCGTACGGGTGTTCGAGCGGGCACTGGTCGAGCTGGCGGGCGTCGGCTGA
- a CDS encoding [LysW]-aminoadipate kinase, producing MSAPVVVKVGGSDGIDLDAVCDDLARMWREGRRVVLVHGGSAETNRVSAQLGVPPRFVTSPGGHQSRFTDRATLEVFEMVYCGKVNKGIVERLQACGVNAVGVSGLDGRLLEGRLKSTVRSVENGRVLVLHGDHTGTVEKVNVALLELLLGNGYLPVLTPPAVSYEGVAMNVDGDRAAAAVAVALGAEALVLLSNVPGLLSAFPDEATLVPRVDAAAPEAAMELAQGRMKKKVMGAVAAVTGGVGRVVLGDARVAEPVSRALRGYGTVVA from the coding sequence ATGAGCGCGCCCGTGGTGGTCAAGGTCGGCGGGTCGGACGGGATCGACCTTGACGCGGTATGTGACGACCTCGCCCGCATGTGGCGCGAGGGGCGGCGCGTCGTCCTCGTGCACGGCGGCAGCGCGGAGACCAACCGCGTCTCGGCGCAGCTCGGCGTGCCCCCGCGCTTCGTCACCAGTCCCGGCGGGCACCAGAGCCGCTTCACGGACAGGGCGACGCTCGAGGTCTTCGAGATGGTCTACTGCGGCAAGGTCAACAAGGGGATCGTCGAGCGCTTGCAGGCCTGCGGAGTGAACGCCGTCGGGGTCTCCGGGCTGGATGGCCGGCTCCTCGAGGGCCGCCTCAAGAGCACGGTACGGTCCGTCGAGAACGGGCGCGTGCTCGTGCTTCACGGCGACCATACCGGCACGGTCGAGAAGGTCAACGTCGCCCTCCTCGAGCTGCTCCTCGGCAACGGTTACCTGCCCGTGCTAACCCCGCCCGCCGTCAGCTACGAGGGGGTCGCGATGAACGTCGACGGCGACCGGGCCGCCGCCGCCGTGGCCGTCGCGCTCGGAGCCGAGGCCCTCGTGCTCCTCTCCAACGTTCCGGGCCTGCTGAGCGCGTTCCCGGACGAGGCCACTCTCGTGCCTCGGGTCGACGCCGCCGCACCCGAGGCAGCCATGGAGTTGGCGCAGGGGAGGATGAAGAAGAAGGTTATGGGCGCCGTGGCGGCCGTCACTGGCGGCGTCGGCAGGGTCGTCCTCGGCGACGCGCGGGTGGCCGAGCCCGTGAGCCGGGCGCTGCGGGGGTACGGGACGGTGGTGGCATGA
- a CDS encoding acetylornithine/succinylornithine family transaminase, giving the protein MGPVTAALLGREERVGSTLYRPEVAFVRGAGAYLYDADGREYLDFMAGIGVASLGHAHPGLSDAIRRQADRLVVCPQSQGNDVRTEFLERLVALAGAPLTRAFLCNSGSEANEAAVKWARAATGRKKVVAAKRGFAGRTLGALSLTWESAYRQPFEPLPNEVEFVAFGDVPALEAALDATTAAFVVEPIQGEGGVHVAPPGYLERARELTAEHGALLVLDEVQCGSGRTGAFLTAHALNVAPDVVTLAKGLAGGVPIGATLMTEAVANAMPRGGHGTTFGGNPLACAAGLAVLDALEREDLLANAATMGERLTAGLRAVASPRVRDVRGRGLMVGMELRERVGPVVKGLRERGLLTVAAGATVVRFLPPLVIGAAEVDCAVEFVAAELRA; this is encoded by the coding sequence GTGGGGCCGGTTACCGCCGCGCTCCTGGGGCGCGAGGAGCGCGTCGGCTCAACGCTCTACCGACCCGAGGTCGCGTTCGTGCGCGGCGCGGGCGCGTACCTCTACGACGCCGACGGCCGCGAGTACCTCGACTTCATGGCCGGCATCGGGGTCGCGAGCCTCGGGCACGCGCACCCCGGCCTGTCCGACGCCATCAGGCGGCAGGCCGACCGCCTCGTCGTATGCCCGCAGAGCCAGGGCAACGACGTGCGCACGGAGTTCCTCGAGCGCCTCGTCGCGCTGGCGGGCGCGCCGCTCACGCGGGCGTTCCTGTGCAACTCGGGCAGCGAGGCGAACGAGGCCGCCGTCAAGTGGGCGCGCGCCGCCACGGGACGCAAGAAGGTGGTCGCCGCCAAGCGCGGCTTCGCCGGCCGCACGCTCGGAGCGCTCTCCCTCACCTGGGAGTCCGCCTACCGCCAACCGTTCGAGCCGTTGCCGAACGAGGTGGAGTTCGTGGCCTTCGGCGATGTGCCGGCCCTCGAGGCGGCGCTCGACGCGACGACCGCCGCCTTCGTCGTCGAACCCATCCAGGGCGAGGGCGGCGTGCACGTCGCCCCGCCCGGCTACCTGGAGAGGGCGCGCGAGCTCACCGCCGAGCACGGCGCGCTGCTCGTGCTCGACGAGGTGCAGTGCGGGTCCGGGCGCACGGGCGCCTTCCTCACGGCCCACGCGCTGAACGTCGCGCCGGACGTCGTCACCCTGGCCAAGGGCCTCGCGGGCGGCGTGCCCATCGGGGCAACGCTCATGACCGAGGCGGTGGCGAACGCCATGCCGCGGGGGGGCCACGGCACGACGTTCGGGGGCAACCCGCTCGCTTGCGCAGCGGGTCTCGCCGTCCTGGACGCGCTGGAGAGGGAAGACCTCCTCGCGAACGCCGCGACCATGGGGGAGAGGCTGACCGCCGGCCTGCGCGCCGTCGCCAGCCCCCGCGTGAGGGACGTGCGCGGGCGCGGGCTCATGGTCGGCATGGAGTTGCGCGAGCGGGTCGGGCCGGTGGTCAAGGGCCTGCGCGAGCGCGGGCTGCTGACCGTGGCGGCGGGTGCGACCGTCGTCCGCTTCCTGCCGCCGCTCGTGATCGGCGCGGCGGAAGTCGACTGCGCGGTGGAGTTCGTGGCGGCGGAGCTGCGGGCGTGA
- a CDS encoding Cof-type HAD-IIB family hydrolase — MIPLVVLDLDGTIVGASGLVQECVWEAAAKAREAGVKLAVCTGRPGFGVAQRIAQRIGPDNPHVFQNGAYVGYPDGRTVKAVALKDDALSRIIEISRQRGVVLELYTPSSLYVERATDLSEAHASLIGVTAIARDLEDVAATEPIVRAQWVLPVDDYTGFAEVAPAGVQLSPATSPGLPGIAFVSITRTGVSKASAVKQLAEQMRLEMSDVMAVGDSHNDLPMLEVVGHPRVMANAVPELLELYASVGDVEACGVVPALEEAMGANGGLLHSLA; from the coding sequence GTGATACCGCTCGTCGTGCTGGACCTGGACGGCACCATCGTCGGTGCCTCCGGGCTGGTGCAGGAGTGCGTGTGGGAAGCGGCCGCCAAGGCCAGGGAGGCGGGCGTGAAGCTCGCGGTCTGCACGGGCAGGCCCGGGTTCGGCGTCGCGCAGCGCATCGCTCAGCGCATCGGGCCCGACAACCCGCACGTGTTCCAGAACGGCGCGTACGTCGGCTACCCCGACGGCAGGACGGTCAAGGCCGTGGCGCTCAAGGACGACGCCCTCAGCCGGATCATCGAGATCTCGCGTCAGCGCGGGGTCGTGCTCGAGCTGTACACGCCCAGCTCGCTCTACGTCGAGCGCGCTACGGACCTCTCCGAGGCGCACGCCAGCCTTATCGGGGTGACCGCCATCGCGCGCGACCTCGAGGACGTCGCCGCGACGGAGCCGATCGTGCGCGCCCAGTGGGTCCTGCCGGTCGACGACTACACGGGTTTCGCCGAGGTCGCCCCGGCGGGCGTCCAGCTCTCCCCGGCCACCTCGCCTGGGCTGCCGGGCATCGCCTTCGTCTCCATCACGAGGACGGGCGTCTCGAAGGCGAGCGCCGTCAAGCAGCTGGCCGAGCAGATGCGCCTGGAGATGAGTGACGTCATGGCCGTCGGCGACAGCCATAACGACCTGCCCATGCTCGAGGTCGTCGGTCATCCGCGCGTCATGGCCAACGCCGTTCCGGAGCTGCTCGAGCTCTACGCTTCCGTCGGCGACGTCGAGGCGTGCGGCGTCGTCCCCGCGCTGGAGGAGGCGATGGGCGCGAACGGCGGGTTGTTACACTCTCTCGCATGA
- the mgtE gene encoding magnesium transporter has product MAELDARAELVEELTRLVADRRFEELHQRLVTFAPPDLAEVFEALPNETEAVVFRLLTRDRALDTFEYLGLASQERLIQSLGDREVARILNEMSADDRTALLEELPGEVTRRLMNLLSPSERDVATRLLNYPEESIGRLMSPDYVAVKRHWTVAEALRHVRVYGRDSETLNVVYVTGPGGVLIDDLRMRELLLVDPDTRIETMVDGQFVALRATDDQETAVAVFRKHDRSALPVVDSAGVIVGIVTVDDVLDVAEEEATEDIQMLGGVEALEEPYLSISLARVIRKRAFWLVLLFLGQTLTATAMGFFEAEIASAVVLALFLPLIISSGGNSGSQAAALVTRAMALGEIGVKDWWAIAKREVLAGLALGGLLGGLGFARVAIWGLVLRAYGDDWFLIGVTVFIALIGVVLWGSLTGSLLPIVLKRFGADPAASSTPFVATIVDVVGILIFFGLAKLVLTGTLL; this is encoded by the coding sequence GTGGCTGAGCTCGACGCGCGCGCCGAACTAGTCGAGGAGCTCACGCGCCTCGTGGCCGACAGGCGGTTCGAGGAGCTGCACCAGCGGCTCGTGACGTTCGCGCCGCCCGACCTGGCCGAGGTGTTCGAGGCCCTGCCGAACGAGACCGAGGCCGTCGTGTTCCGCCTCCTGACGAGGGACAGGGCGCTGGACACGTTCGAGTACCTCGGCCTGGCCTCGCAGGAGCGGCTGATCCAGAGCCTAGGCGACCGCGAGGTCGCCCGCATCCTCAACGAGATGTCAGCCGACGACCGCACCGCGCTGCTCGAGGAGCTGCCCGGCGAGGTCACGCGGCGCCTGATGAACCTGTTGAGCCCGTCCGAGCGTGACGTCGCGACTCGCCTCCTCAACTACCCCGAGGAGTCGATCGGCCGCCTCATGTCGCCCGACTACGTGGCCGTCAAGCGCCACTGGACCGTGGCCGAGGCCCTGCGCCACGTCCGCGTCTACGGGCGCGACTCCGAGACGCTCAACGTCGTGTACGTGACCGGTCCGGGCGGCGTCCTGATAGACGACCTGCGGATGCGCGAGCTGCTGCTCGTCGACCCGGACACGCGCATCGAGACGATGGTCGACGGCCAGTTCGTCGCGTTGCGCGCGACGGACGACCAGGAGACGGCCGTCGCGGTCTTCCGCAAGCACGATCGCTCGGCGCTGCCCGTCGTCGACTCCGCCGGCGTCATCGTCGGCATCGTCACCGTCGACGACGTCCTCGACGTGGCCGAGGAAGAGGCCACAGAGGACATCCAGATGCTGGGTGGCGTGGAGGCTCTCGAGGAGCCCTACTTGAGCATCTCGCTCGCCAGGGTGATCCGCAAGCGCGCCTTCTGGCTCGTCCTGCTCTTCCTGGGGCAGACCCTGACCGCGACGGCCATGGGCTTCTTCGAGGCCGAGATCGCCAGCGCCGTCGTGCTGGCCCTGTTCCTCCCCCTCATCATCTCGTCGGGCGGCAACTCCGGCTCGCAGGCGGCGGCGCTCGTGACGCGCGCCATGGCCCTCGGGGAGATCGGGGTGAAGGACTGGTGGGCCATCGCCAAGCGCGAGGTGCTGGCCGGGCTCGCGCTCGGCGGGCTCCTCGGCGGGCTGGGCTTCGCGCGCGTGGCCATCTGGGGCTTGGTCCTACGCGCTTACGGCGACGACTGGTTCCTCATCGGCGTCACCGTCTTCATCGCGCTCATCGGCGTCGTCCTGTGGGGCTCGTTGACCGGCTCGCTCCTCCCGATAGTCCTCAAGCGCTTCGGGGCCGACCCCGCTGCCTCGTCGACCCCGTTCGTCGCGACCATCGTCGACGTCGTTGGCATCCTCATCTTCTTCGGACTCGCCAAGCTCGTGTTGACAGGGACTCTGCTCTAG
- the lysX gene encoding lysine biosynthesis protein LysX, whose protein sequence is MSAAAAASVVEETAVGEGASGAAVRMNGTPVATGVALVYDRLREEERLLFDAFERLRIPFTPVYASTLALELGAGPQPAVVLERCVSQWRGLSLAHAYEAAGSAVINRPDVIRTCGDKLATSAALVRHGVPTPRTGIAVDRDAALAEAERLGYPVVIKPLVGSWGRLVARAENRAAAEALLEYKEVLGGPEHKVHYLQEYVEKPGRDIRAFVVGDEVICAIYRTSEHWITNTARGGKASDCPLTDDLAELCLGAARAVGGGILAIDLVESSRGLLVVEVNHTMEFRNSITTTGVDIPGRIAGYAARQLELRA, encoded by the coding sequence GTGAGCGCGGCAGCTGCCGCCTCGGTGGTCGAGGAGACGGCGGTCGGCGAGGGGGCCTCAGGGGCAGCGGTTCGGATGAACGGAACGCCCGTCGCCACCGGCGTCGCCCTGGTCTACGACCGCCTGCGGGAGGAGGAGCGGCTCCTCTTCGACGCCTTCGAGCGTCTGCGGATCCCCTTCACCCCGGTCTACGCCTCGACGTTGGCGCTCGAGCTGGGCGCCGGTCCGCAACCGGCGGTGGTGCTGGAACGCTGCGTGTCGCAGTGGCGCGGGCTGAGCCTGGCGCACGCCTACGAGGCGGCCGGCAGCGCCGTGATCAACCGCCCGGACGTCATACGCACCTGCGGCGACAAGCTCGCCACCAGCGCCGCCCTGGTGCGCCACGGCGTGCCGACGCCGCGCACGGGCATCGCCGTCGACAGGGACGCCGCGCTGGCCGAGGCGGAGCGGCTCGGCTACCCGGTCGTCATCAAGCCCCTCGTCGGGAGTTGGGGGCGTCTGGTGGCACGCGCCGAGAACCGGGCGGCGGCCGAGGCGCTCCTCGAGTACAAGGAAGTGCTCGGCGGCCCCGAGCACAAGGTGCACTACCTGCAGGAGTACGTTGAGAAGCCGGGCCGCGACATCCGGGCGTTCGTGGTGGGCGACGAGGTCATCTGCGCGATCTACCGGACCTCTGAGCACTGGATAACGAACACGGCGCGCGGCGGCAAGGCCAGCGACTGCCCGCTGACCGACGACCTCGCCGAACTATGCCTGGGCGCGGCGCGCGCCGTCGGCGGCGGGATCCTCGCCATCGACCTCGTCGAGTCGAGCCGCGGCCTGCTCGTGGTGGAGGTCAACCACACCATGGAGTTCCGCAACTCCATCACCACCACCGGCGTCGACATCCCCGGCCGGATCGCCGGGTACGCCGCCCGGCAGCTGGAGCTCCGGGCGTGA
- the argC gene encoding N-acetyl-gamma-glutamyl-phosphate reductase: MNPVRVSVLGASGYAGGEFLRLALGHPGLEVGQVTSREHAGHPVHIVHPNLRGVTDLRFSHPDALDPADVLVAALPHGGLAERVDAYLPMARRVLVDLSEDFRLATQEAYGAHHARPHPRPDLLGTFVYANPELHREELTGMAAAPGGAGVPGRLAGAGCIATATILALHPLVAEGLLDVERDVIADAKIGSSAAGKEVSLASHHPERAGAVRTYAPTGHRHQAEIAQELAGGPTVHLSATAVERVRGVLVAAHAFLRQGVGEADVLAAYRRSYDAEPFVRLVRARRGVHRVPDPRILDGSNYCDVGFALDDGTGRVVAMAALDNLVKGTAGHAMQALNLALGFPETAGLGFTGLHP, from the coding sequence GTGAACCCCGTTCGCGTCAGCGTCCTCGGGGCGTCGGGGTACGCGGGTGGTGAGTTCCTCAGACTGGCGCTCGGGCACCCCGGGCTCGAGGTCGGCCAGGTCACGAGCAGGGAGCACGCCGGTCACCCCGTGCACATCGTCCACCCGAACCTGCGCGGCGTCACGGACCTGCGCTTCAGCCACCCCGACGCGCTCGACCCCGCTGACGTGCTCGTGGCGGCGTTGCCGCACGGCGGGCTGGCCGAGCGCGTCGACGCCTACCTGCCCATGGCCCGGCGCGTCCTCGTGGACCTCTCGGAGGACTTCCGCCTCGCGACGCAGGAGGCGTACGGCGCCCACCACGCGCGGCCGCACCCGCGCCCCGACCTCCTCGGCACGTTCGTGTACGCCAACCCGGAGCTGCACCGCGAGGAGCTCACTGGCATGGCCGCCGCGCCCGGCGGTGCGGGGGTTCCGGGCAGGCTCGCCGGAGCCGGCTGCATAGCGACCGCCACGATCCTCGCCCTCCACCCACTGGTGGCAGAAGGGCTGCTGGACGTCGAGCGCGACGTCATCGCCGACGCGAAGATCGGCAGCAGCGCGGCCGGCAAGGAGGTGTCGCTGGCGTCCCATCACCCCGAGCGCGCCGGCGCCGTGCGGACCTACGCGCCGACGGGCCACAGGCACCAGGCGGAGATCGCCCAGGAGCTGGCCGGCGGTCCGACCGTCCACCTGAGCGCGACGGCCGTCGAGCGCGTGCGCGGCGTGCTCGTCGCCGCCCACGCCTTCTTGCGCCAAGGGGTCGGGGAGGCCGACGTGCTGGCCGCTTACCGACGCAGCTACGACGCGGAGCCGTTCGTGCGCCTCGTGAGGGCGCGCCGCGGCGTGCACCGCGTGCCCGACCCGAGGATCCTGGACGGGTCGAACTACTGCGACGTCGGCTTCGCGCTCGACGATGGCACCGGGAGGGTCGTGGCCATGGCGGCCCTCGACAACCTCGTGAAGGGCACCGCCGGCCACGCCATGCAGGCCCTCAACCTCGCGCTCGGCTTCCCGGAGACCGCCGGCCTCGGGTTCACGGGGCTCCACCCATGA